A region from the Streptomyces lydicus genome encodes:
- the efeB gene encoding iron uptake transporter deferrochelatase/peroxidase subunit has product MTQDEGMTGTDGTTAEGRTTTEDGTAAGGSTAAADGTTARAADGRAPSRRSLLGWGGAGLALGAVAAGGTAAALRTGGDAQPAGADATSRSAVAFHGRHQAGIASAVQDRLHFASFDVTTDDRDELIALLKEWTKAAARMTAGDTIGDGAVGGLAEAPPDDTGEALGLPPSRLTLTFGIGPTLFEKDGKDRFGIKARRPDALIDLPQFPGDNLDKTRSNGDLCVQACADDPQVAVHAIRNLARIGFGKVAIRWSQLGFGKTSSTTPDAQTPRNMFGFKDGTHNLAGTDTAALDRHVWVADGEAKGKESWMAGGSYLVARRIRMHIETWDRTSRKEQEDIFGRDKGEGAPAGRKHERDTPHLKSMLPTAHVRLAHPDSNGGIRILRRGYSFTDGTDGLGRLDAGLFFLAYQHDVRQGFVPLQKRLSANDALNEYIQHVGSAVFAVPPGVRNADDWWGRELFA; this is encoded by the coding sequence ATGACGCAGGACGAGGGCATGACCGGCACGGACGGCACCACCGCCGAGGGCCGCACCACCACCGAGGACGGCACGGCCGCCGGGGGCAGCACGGCAGCCGCCGACGGCACGACCGCGCGGGCCGCCGACGGGCGCGCCCCGTCCCGGCGTTCCCTGCTCGGCTGGGGAGGCGCGGGCCTGGCGCTGGGCGCGGTCGCGGCCGGCGGTACGGCGGCGGCGCTGCGCACCGGCGGGGACGCCCAGCCGGCCGGCGCGGACGCGACCTCGCGCTCCGCGGTCGCCTTCCACGGCAGGCATCAGGCGGGCATCGCCAGCGCCGTCCAGGACCGGCTGCACTTCGCCTCGTTCGACGTCACCACCGACGACCGCGACGAGCTGATCGCGCTGCTCAAGGAGTGGACGAAGGCGGCGGCGCGGATGACGGCCGGGGACACGATCGGCGACGGCGCGGTCGGCGGGCTCGCCGAGGCCCCGCCGGACGACACCGGTGAGGCGCTCGGGCTGCCGCCGTCCCGGCTCACCCTCACCTTCGGCATCGGCCCGACGCTGTTCGAGAAGGACGGCAAGGACCGGTTCGGCATCAAGGCCCGGCGGCCCGACGCCCTGATCGATCTGCCGCAGTTCCCCGGCGACAACCTCGACAAGACGCGCAGCAACGGCGATCTGTGCGTCCAGGCGTGTGCGGACGACCCGCAGGTGGCGGTGCACGCGATCCGCAACCTGGCCCGGATCGGCTTCGGCAAGGTCGCCATCCGCTGGTCGCAGCTGGGCTTCGGCAAGACCTCCTCGACGACGCCGGACGCGCAGACCCCGCGCAATATGTTCGGCTTCAAGGACGGCACCCACAACCTGGCGGGCACCGACACCGCGGCGCTCGACCGGCACGTCTGGGTCGCGGACGGCGAGGCGAAGGGCAAGGAGAGCTGGATGGCCGGCGGCTCCTACCTCGTCGCGCGCCGGATCCGGATGCACATCGAGACCTGGGACCGCACCTCGCGCAAGGAGCAGGAGGACATCTTCGGCCGTGACAAGGGCGAGGGCGCACCGGCGGGCAGGAAGCACGAGCGGGACACCCCGCATCTGAAGTCGATGCTGCCCACCGCCCATGTCCGCCTCGCGCACCCGGACTCCAACGGCGGGATACGCATCCTGCGCCGCGGCTACTCCTTCACCGACGGTACGGACGGCCTGGGGCGACTGGACGCGGGGCTGTTCTTCCTCGCCTACCAGCACGATGTGCGCCAGGGCTTCGTCCCCCTCCAGAAGCGGCTGTCCGCCAACGACGCGCTCAACGAATACATCCAGCACGTGGGTTCAGCGGTCTTCGCGGTGCCGCCGGGCGTCCGGAACGCGGACGACTGGTGGGGCCGGGAGCTGTTCGCCTGA
- the efeO gene encoding iron uptake system protein EfeO, producing the protein MRAHRSSVVVALAAATAVTAVAGCAAKNDGKGGGKGAIEVTATDSSCELSAKEFPAGHVRFAVQNKGSQVTEVYVYAPGDRIVTERENIGPGTHAEITAEIKAGAYEVACKPGMKGHGIRQKVTASGKGAGAKRDPKLDAAVAAYRTYVQEQADQTLPAAQKFADAVKSGDVEAAKKAYALSRVGWERTEPVAESFGDIDPKVDVRADGVEKGQKWTGWHKLEKSLWEEKKISGDDKKLAGQLITDLKDWQKRVGKAEITPTSMANGAKELLDEVATGKVTGEEERYSHTDLVDFQGNVEGAEKAYELLKPVVGKNDPALAKELDKQFKAIRTLLDDNRDSKSADGFASYDTVGKDDRKKLSDGVNALAEPLSKLAAAVATTK; encoded by the coding sequence ATGCGAGCCCATCGCTCCTCCGTCGTCGTCGCCCTCGCCGCGGCGACGGCCGTCACCGCCGTCGCCGGCTGCGCCGCGAAGAACGACGGCAAGGGCGGCGGCAAGGGCGCCATCGAGGTGACCGCGACCGACTCCAGCTGTGAGCTCTCCGCCAAGGAGTTCCCCGCCGGACATGTCCGGTTCGCGGTCCAGAACAAGGGCTCACAGGTCACCGAGGTGTACGTCTACGCGCCCGGCGACCGGATCGTGACCGAGCGGGAGAACATCGGCCCCGGCACCCACGCGGAGATCACCGCGGAGATCAAGGCCGGTGCGTACGAGGTCGCCTGCAAGCCCGGCATGAAGGGCCACGGCATCCGCCAGAAGGTGACCGCCAGCGGCAAGGGCGCCGGCGCCAAGCGCGACCCCAAGCTGGATGCCGCGGTCGCCGCGTACCGCACCTACGTCCAGGAGCAGGCGGACCAGACGCTCCCGGCGGCACAGAAGTTCGCCGACGCGGTCAAGAGCGGCGACGTCGAGGCCGCCAAGAAGGCCTACGCCCTCTCGCGGGTGGGCTGGGAGCGCACCGAGCCGGTCGCCGAGTCGTTCGGTGACATCGACCCCAAGGTCGATGTGCGCGCCGATGGTGTGGAGAAGGGCCAGAAGTGGACCGGCTGGCACAAGCTGGAGAAGTCCCTGTGGGAGGAGAAGAAGATCTCCGGGGACGACAAGAAGCTCGCCGGTCAGCTCATCACCGACCTGAAGGACTGGCAGAAGCGGGTCGGCAAGGCCGAGATCACCCCGACCAGCATGGCCAACGGCGCCAAGGAGCTGCTCGACGAGGTGGCCACCGGCAAGGTCACCGGTGAGGAAGAGCGCTACAGCCACACCGACCTGGTCGACTTCCAGGGCAATGTCGAGGGTGCCGAGAAGGCGTACGAGCTGCTGAAGCCGGTCGTCGGCAAGAACGACCCGGCGCTCGCCAAGGAGCTGGACAAGCAGTTCAAGGCGATCCGCACGCTGCTCGACGACAACCGCGACAGCAAGTCCGCGGATGGCTTCGCCTCCTACGACACGGTCGGCAAGGACGACCGCAAGAAGCTCTCCGACGGCGTCAACGCGCTGGCCGAGCCGCTGTCGAAGCTGGCCGCCGCCGTGGCCACCACCAAGTAG